In Pseudomonas fluorescens, the following are encoded in one genomic region:
- a CDS encoding chemotaxis protein CheY: MPNKSLRILIADAQHFNRLRIERLFNQLGYFRVAPVQSLDELLPLVEYGCEPLDLVLVNGAMASGALDLLNFFTDNPQVHHVFIFNEQQAPLPPVAGNVQVSQAALPDLASITQLMSTVDRRLPFVGTVISVR, encoded by the coding sequence TTGCCGAACAAATCCCTGCGCATCCTGATCGCCGATGCGCAGCACTTCAACCGCCTGCGGATCGAGCGGCTGTTCAACCAGCTTGGCTATTTTCGGGTGGCTCCGGTGCAGAGCCTCGACGAGCTCCTTCCGCTGGTGGAGTACGGTTGCGAGCCTCTGGATCTGGTGCTCGTCAATGGGGCGATGGCCAGCGGAGCGCTGGACCTGTTGAATTTCTTTACCGACAACCCGCAGGTTCATCACGTCTTCATCTTTAATGAGCAGCAGGCGCCGTTGCCGCCAGTCGCGGGCAACGTCCAGGTCAGCCAGGCCGCTCTGCCGGACCTGGCGTCCATTACGCAGTTGATGAGCACCGTCGATCGCCGGCTACCGTTCGTCGGAACTGTCATTTCTGTCAGGTAG
- a CDS encoding MgtC/SapB family protein: MQALNNLNLTSLLDTLVSLSAAFILGGLIGFERQYRQRTAGLRTNVLVAVGAAIFVDMANRLAGAEGAVRVVAYVVSGIGFLGAGVIMREEGNVRGLNTAATLWTSAAVGACAGADLLAEALLGTLFVLAANTLLRPIVNNINRQPLDVISAEVTNIVYVIARRTQQKTVLALLEAELERSNYPASDVDVHAFGTDEIEIEATLATTSVDGDELDALVARISMSTLVVQAFWSPSTTE, translated from the coding sequence ATGCAAGCACTTAACAATCTCAACCTGACCTCCCTGCTCGACACCCTGGTCAGCCTCAGCGCGGCCTTCATCCTCGGTGGCCTGATCGGTTTCGAGCGCCAGTACCGGCAGCGCACCGCGGGCCTGCGCACCAATGTGCTGGTGGCGGTGGGCGCGGCGATTTTCGTCGACATGGCCAACCGGCTCGCCGGTGCCGAAGGCGCCGTGCGGGTCGTAGCCTACGTGGTTTCCGGCATCGGCTTTCTCGGTGCCGGGGTGATCATGCGCGAAGAGGGCAATGTGCGCGGCCTCAATACGGCTGCCACGCTCTGGACCTCGGCGGCGGTCGGTGCCTGCGCCGGTGCCGACCTGCTGGCCGAGGCGCTGCTTGGCACCTTGTTTGTGCTGGCGGCAAACACGCTGCTGCGGCCGATCGTCAACAACATCAACCGTCAGCCGCTGGATGTGATTTCGGCGGAAGTCACCAACATCGTCTATGTCATCGCCCGGCGCACCCAGCAGAAAACCGTGCTGGCCTTGCTCGAAGCCGAGCTGGAACGCAGCAACTATCCGGCCAGCGATGTCGATGTGCACGCCTTCGGCACCGATGAAATTGAAATCGAAGCCACCCTGGCGACCACCTCGGTCGATGGTGATGAACTGGATGCGCTGGTGGCACGGATTTCGATGTCGACCCTGGTGGTGCAGGCGTTCTGGAGTCCGAGTACCACGGAGTAA